A window of the Helicobacteraceae bacterium genome harbors these coding sequences:
- a CDS encoding S8 family serine peptidase: MRVVLAIALIAFIYYGCGGGGGDDDPYKDLTCARVTTNPYLFDMRDYESQRVSYDDTLSAYQWHLKNWGQKTGAGANSVASNQIATGADLRVEPVWKDMNITGRNVVIAVLDNGTDVSHPDLAPNYDENLSWNYITNDKDPYPFFTARACAHGTATAAIAAAKGGNDGVIGVAPDAKIAALNIGLGCGEIEESRFSAAIVDALSALLSATRGNDLPIDIFSNSWGCDPAMDCLYQEHLDAIYEGTSDARGQKGTIYLFAAGNHRSRKVRSDYSPHLSEFEILPIAALDAQDRYAAYSNPGANLLVSAYGGDNGGVIPGIVTADIVGCDTGFNSSYFMPHKRNNYGGFTTLMNGTSAATPMVAGVVALMLEANPNLTWRDVRYILATTARKNDPQDSDWRTNGAGWHVNHNYGFGAVDAFAAVTKAKDFASLGTTLLEERNITSLDGKTIVIASPIKKIEYVNIVVKLTDYESCGFGLTLISPSGASARFVENDIPTLVADQMRATFLGHAEGDDGYGFGSPRFLDENASGTWRLELAKNSDCPNFAISRWSIYIKGRS; the protein is encoded by the coding sequence GCGGCGGAGGCGGCGGAGACGACGATCCATACAAAGACCTGACCTGCGCTAGAGTAACGACAAATCCGTATCTCTTTGATATGCGCGATTACGAATCGCAAAGAGTTTCCTATGACGATACGCTATCGGCGTATCAGTGGCATCTGAAAAACTGGGGGCAAAAGACGGGGGCGGGGGCAAATAGCGTCGCCTCGAATCAAATCGCGACCGGAGCGGATCTTAGGGTAGAGCCGGTGTGGAAGGATATGAACATAACGGGAAGAAACGTCGTTATCGCCGTTTTGGATAACGGAACCGACGTCTCTCACCCCGATTTAGCGCCAAATTACGACGAGAATTTGAGCTGGAACTACATTACCAACGATAAAGACCCCTACCCCTTTTTCACGGCTAGAGCTTGCGCGCACGGCACCGCCACCGCCGCGATCGCCGCCGCCAAAGGAGGCAACGACGGGGTAATAGGCGTGGCTCCAGACGCGAAAATCGCCGCGCTTAATATAGGGCTAGGTTGCGGCGAAATCGAAGAGAGCCGGTTCAGCGCGGCGATAGTGGACGCGCTCTCCGCTTTGCTTAGCGCGACAAGAGGGAACGATTTGCCGATCGATATTTTTTCCAACTCGTGGGGGTGCGATCCCGCAATGGACTGCCTATATCAGGAACATTTAGACGCGATCTACGAGGGGACAAGCGACGCTAGGGGTCAAAAAGGCACGATCTATCTATTCGCCGCCGGCAACCATCGATCTCGTAAAGTGCGATCGGATTACTCGCCTCATCTAAGCGAATTTGAGATTTTGCCGATCGCCGCGCTAGACGCGCAAGATCGTTACGCCGCTTATTCTAACCCCGGCGCCAATCTACTGGTTAGCGCTTACGGCGGCGATAACGGAGGCGTTATACCCGGTATTGTAACCGCGGATATAGTAGGTTGCGATACGGGATTTAACTCAAGCTACTTTATGCCCCACAAACGCAATAACTACGGGGGCTTTACGACGCTGATGAACGGAACAAGCGCGGCGACTCCTATGGTCGCGGGCGTAGTGGCGCTAATGCTAGAGGCAAACCCGAATCTAACGTGGCGCGACGTTCGCTACATCTTAGCGACTACGGCTAGAAAAAACGATCCGCAAGATAGCGACTGGCGGACAAACGGCGCGGGCTGGCATGTTAATCACAACTACGGCTTTGGCGCGGTTGACGCTTTCGCCGCCGTTACAAAGGCGAAAGACTTTGCTTCGCTTGGAACGACGCTGCTAGAGGAGCGCAACATTACGTCGCTAGACGGGAAAACGATCGTAATCGCGTCGCCCATAAAAAAAATCGAGTATGTCAATATCGTCGTTAAATTGACCGACTACGAAAGTTGCGGCTTTGGATTGACGCTGATTTCGCCGTCTGGCGCTTCGGCGCGATTTGTAGAAAATGATATTCCGACTTTGGTCGCCGATCAAATGAGAGCGACATTCTTGGGACATGCCGAAGGCGACGACGGTTACGGTTTTGGCTCGCCGCGTTTCTTGGACGAAAACGCGAGCGGAACTTGGAGGCTGGAGCTGGCTAAAAATAGCGACTGTCCGAATTTTGCTATTAGCCGCTGGTCGATCTACATCAAAGGAAGAAGTTGA